The proteins below are encoded in one region of Phyllopteryx taeniolatus isolate TA_2022b chromosome 11, UOR_Ptae_1.2, whole genome shotgun sequence:
- the LOC133485508 gene encoding calcineurin subunit B type 1-like, whose protein sequence is MGNEASYPLEMCTHFDPDEIKRLGKRFKKLDLDNSGSLSVEEFMSLPELQQNPLVQRVIDIFDTDGNGEVDFKEFIEGVSQFSVKGDKEQKLRFAFRIYDMDKDGFISNGELFQVLKMMVGNNLKDTQLQQIVDKTIINADKDGDGRISFEEFCAVVGGLDIHKKMVVDV, encoded by the exons GGAAATGAAGCCAGCTACCCCCTGGAAATGTGCACACATT TTGATCCGGACGAAATCAAGCGTCTGGGAAAGCGTTTCAAGAAACTGGACCTGGACAACTCTGGCTCGCTCAGCGTGGAGGAGTTCATGTCGCTGCCTGAGTTGCAGCAGAACCCGCTAGTGCAGAGGGTCATCGACATATTCGACACGGACGGCAACGGAGAAGTGGACTTTAAAG AGTTCATTGAGGGAGTGTCGCAGTTTAGTGTCAAAGGTGACAAGGAGCAGAAGCTTCGCT TCGCCTTCCGGATCTACGACATGGACAAGGACGGCTTCATCTCCAACGGCGAACTTTTCCAGGTGCTAAAGATGATGGTGGGCAACAACCTGAAGGACACGCAGCTGCAGCAGATCGTGGACAAAACCATCATCAACGCAGACAAGGACGGCGACGGCAGGATATCCTTCGAGGAGTTCTGCGCG GTGGTGGGTGGTCTGGACATACACAAAAAGATGGTGGTGGACGTGTGA